From the Misgurnus anguillicaudatus chromosome 17, ASM2758022v2, whole genome shotgun sequence genome, one window contains:
- the xirp2b gene encoding uncharacterized protein xirp2b isoform X3, whose protein sequence is MQEVSHSSVMSTVNSSGGRQVSQQVFLQDERAAHNQISHRELVSSYENHNNESEEEENYQRLSTKELAQHFEKTIEEAAPSKKIKIERNIIRSQLPSDVSHQAMKSEIEILNTTATENTKPSSFPAVDDEDFDYLPPPPPDLLEEPSEEMESFPEPPKYSSDLLEEPSKEMESFPEPPKYPSDLLEEPSEEVESFPEPPKQPTKQTLNKEKYLRQRELLELKRLCKHIHPEFRKDLERDFYYDITGMDEDAEAVGEVQDAAYQFENPSSNSNSSPDQEYEEWDEIFRGEVQSMRWMFENKPLDCIKDDSSDNEEDSKKIVQREIIAGGDVRNTALMFETQPVDTLGLDNNSAKRNYLVNEVGKKDVRAAAWMFETKPMDTLNKIHADEEQTKEVIFTQQATEGDVKSVRYMFENQEMDSLGDTETMDEKQLLILKSVMEEIKSEVKKIIWLFETQCTCVMRENSGAMVLVTSVRREETEKGDVKTSRWLFDTQPLDKIDQDLSKVRLISSISMEDSRIGEVKAGRWLFETKRLDSINAQWESLQNQQKEEILGADVRRHCEVFETQPMDTLKDDSNSRPVPTEEIIGGNVRSVRHIFESGPVDELKELPEVGKLKKRVGIEEEKGDLRHQNWLFQNKPLENIEDEDDQIGRLKKTVTSDEEKGDVRHQRWLFENQRLEDIREETKEFIKTIDTEQIDRSYRGDVRRNCWVFETQPMDILKDDSNARPAGAEEIIGGDVQSARHFFETAPNYEMKELAEVGKLKKTMTSEERGDVRHQKWLFESQPLEKISEEKREITRSVNVEDLENVDVSNYKQIFETYDLSQHDEKQKIQVEGVTTGSVRSNKDLFESMPLYALQDSSGHYHEVRTVRREEIVKGDVRSCQWMFETHAIDQFDESIAKFQIIKGITQQEVESGDVKTAKWLFETQPLDAIKYFSNIEDEEQVTRETTEIVKGDVKTCKWLFETKPMDMLYEKEELRSEKDSEVRKGDVKTCTWLFETQKLDNMQENSETVLKTRTVNQEDIHGKDVSMARVLFETENLENITGEETGAFKSVTEIDIQSGDVSRMKYIFENQSSEVMSSTSEDFMRQLRNTQADDIQKGNVENCKWLFENQPIYAISDTSDELKGTRTVQDIQGGNVDKGRLIFETHSLDQIQDESSESEIGKLQKVVREDEEKGDVKTYAMMFETQPLYAIQDKEGHYHEVTTLTKEEIQKGDVVGARWLFETKPLDSIRETDEVYLLKAVTEEDIQKGDVSSARWRFETQPLDTIAEDVKILNKTVEDVQGGDVKTNKERFESDAISQKLVRTVSMSEIHKGDVRTAKWMFETHTIDQIHDENSADEMKTVVMNEQLKGDVKQSVWLFEKNPLDHLKESDETKPVQREEIPKADVKTTTWLFETTPFTEFNESSVEKTEIIGKSVRATLDELYTQRMVDSKGIIIEADEIGDVRMAKYNLMNKEAPQIQKEEIIRGDLQNIMMNLLNRQEKIEKGVIVNAEERGDINSTVNQLFHQQSGTTVEKEEIIRGDIEEALNNLLKEESTAKRGILIQEDEKGDIRMTIYSLFNSHEESSNMKEDIVKGNVKECLEKLCNPDTEGIVKIEVDESEKGHVRFFSTCIESGSLDYLKNLQLEPDEAETGKIEKEEIIGGDIKGMKRSLTLNQAQIGRLVDREDIVPGDVHNAVKVFMTEPTVSFDHLEKEIVKGDLQAAMNSLSRSINQSVVLEKEEVVKGDIHTTLRSLEEAQNQPKEVEKQEIIPGDIKGALKSLKDSASTKVEVVVEDLVPGDIKGMLKSLEEAKRAVREVEREEIVKGDVHMAIQSLQEASNEVKVCQQEIGVQGDVKGTIQLLLEPPSSPRMQRRASTEGDVKLSIKSLYETQEQVQSEKEDVIKGDVKGTIKSLMETAQRASPTIPRRQPIKKVKVPIKTQPPSEMQTQKPTPAVKNLNISSEFQKNTRKHAKSMQNKNTSRESKTITGQTTTCSQETKTTVLEHKTIVQTHGVKTLKTDFRNLKSSRKGLIRLDKTKSKQQEIYLPPPPSEPEPPLPPPPSPSPDYDSICFPTPPPSIKGDHDLPLPPTPPPICGPAKSDLDHFPLPPTPPPPPADSEHDLLPPPPTEQELDLLPLPNITPAKPTKMTVKPVKAPKLCKVPKLEPAISYDKIDIQAAKVTKHKETVTNVSKKLTQSTTSSVKSTLISSDIQSALMKQPPESPRPPKKVFAPLMLTPPASPPPNKSTVSKFKTPLIQAEQKYREQRGDSCTPPRSPAFEIHMHESVSAALEMLSSESVSAARSEAGISFDFNQSSVTKSESATESYDSPMLALTDAPLSKDLITATNEKSPLESLLISSDKPKLTSNQSLQSSSGKPQTTTTSTKKKKKRSVTTNVQQVTSVTQTKTVINNTTGIKAAVETDKPQSDSKNVSVHESTEAVEKHTDVSQAKEKMEEKTSEKTSPDRSKPKKESQIKDAEQKVQKADSQKAKKVSKSVKLDSQEKTTVEQTQSLNVMQDNVQVTKSRERSPTESKVEKETKEKTEEPPAMPKKKRRSKNKKEKEATQQSSTAGAVSAVSTSLAEAKPAESKCLILPDNNEQEESTVVQTQQTAHEGHPEVYEEVIVTESSVQQPSFQESQENENLLVETTNKSAEKQTAESLAQISAASLKEDEAQKILSHITDLQEVKGKFDFKSVKTLLNEMPACLLGPEEKSELEGAALEHNEQKLKEHLAHVKSLIQGMYFDGDSTSIEKHECEATSETIVFEGATQRISKITIGSTKCETQKTVEEDVKTTRKRKKQKTNAIKSLDPRAPSPLLRMRSPSPTFITIESKKRTDSPQRTAPPPSPTPPTPPPRRSETPRLSRASPLPSSNRADSLTRLRNATATLSRGASPDPVACMVQVCGKKAEIVESPVTFHRQIKIDCKPAEDKNVQEETIEACEKEVVTSRVSEKAHKVKKKNSIDVSEHSSPNTDHTNLESAIKEKENLSVQGSEMKISEEKVIKIDLIDKTEKLGNETDDLELDTENKASQQEDAPAFNINDIKNVFEMGEQSSPIKVLENKQEEQESRVSQIASESSKSELFLESERCSQRSSPSSTRRDDASVNPTGFSETKTVTEHYSSGTKIVESKSTTMVSMQTQSITSHRVPFSYADAVKKTTAEEKATPEASAEELMKNFHKTWTESESVFKSLGVTDSSTKVGDVCGVQEEGLSHGRPDSRQKEIP, encoded by the exons ATGCAGGAGGTGTCACATTCATCAGTGATGAGTACGGTGAACAGCAGCGGGGGTCGACAGGTCTCGCAGCAGGTCTTCCTCCAGGATGAAAGG GCTGCACATAATCAGATCTCTCACCGAGAGCTTGTTTCCAGTTATGAGAATCATAACAATGAATCCG AGGAGGAAGAAAACTATCAGCGGCTCTCGACTAAAGAACTGGCACAGCATTTTGAGAAGACTATTGAGGAGGCTGCCCCGAGCAAGAAAATTAAG ATTGAGCGTAACATCATCCGTTCACAGCTGCCATCAGATGTATCCCATCAAGCCATGAAAAGCGAAATAGAGATTTTGAACACCACTGCCACAGAAAATACAAAACCAAGCTCCTTTCCTGCTGTTGATGATGAAGATTTTGATTATCTGCCACCACCCCCACCAGACTTACTGGAGGAACCCTCAGAAGAGATGGAAAGTTTCCCTGAACCCCCAAAATACTCATCAGACTTACTGGAGGAACCCTCAAAAGAGATGGAAAGTTTCCCTGAACCCCCAAAATACCCATCAGACTTACTGGAGGAACCCTCAGAAGAAGTGGAGAGTTTCCCTGAACCCCCAAAACAGCcaacaaaacaaacactaaaTAAGGAGAAATACCTCAGACAAAGAGAGTTATTAGAACTTAAACGTCTGTGCAAACACATTCACCCTGAGTTCAGGAAAGATTTGGAGAGAGATTTCTACTACGACATCACTGGGATGGATGAGGACGCGGAAGCGGTCGGAGAAGTTCAGGATGCAGCTTACCAGTTTGAGAACCCCAGCAGCAATTCAAACAGCAGCCCGGATCAGGAGTACGAGGAGTGGGATGAGATTTTCAGAGGTGAGGTGCAGTCCATGCGCTGGATGTTTGAGAACAAGCCTTTGGACTGCATTAAAGATGATTCTTCAGATAATGAGGAGGATAGCAAAAAAATTGTTCAGCGGGAAATCATCGCTGGAGGTGATGTAAGGAATACCGCTTTAATGTTTGAGACGCAGCCCGTGGATACTCTGGGGCTGGATAATAATTCAGCTAAACGGAATTATTTAGTAAACGAAGTTGGAAAAAAAGATGTACGTGCAGCGGCCTGGATGTTTGAAACAAAGCCAATGGATACGCTTAATAAAATACATGCCGATGAGGAGCAAACCAAAGAAGTCATCTTCACGCAACAAGCAACCGAAGGGGATGTCAAGTCGGTGAGGTATATGTTTGAAAACCAAGAAATGGATTCTCTGGGTGACACAGAAACCATGGACGAGAAGCAGCTTTTAATCCTAAAGTCTGTGATGGAAGAGATCAAGTCAGAAGTAAAGAAAATCATATGGCTCTTTGAGACACAATGCACGTGTGTCATGAGAGAGAACTCGGGTGCAATGGTTCTTGTTACGTCCGTCCGTAGAGAAGAGACAGAGAAAGGAGACGTTAAAACGTCACGATGGCTTTTTGACACCCAGCCTTTGGATAAGATCGATCAAGACCTCTCTAAGGTTAGGCTCATCTCAAGTATTTCCATGGAGGACAGCCGGATTGGAGAGGTGAAAGCAGGAAGATGGCTGTTTGAGACAAAGAGACTAGACTCCATAAATGCTCAGTGGGAAAGTCTTCAAAATCAGCAGAAAGAAGAGATCCTTGGGGCGGATGTACGCAGACACTGCGAGGTTTTCGAGACCCAGCCCATGGACACACTTAAAGATGATTCCAATTCCAGGCCTGTCCCCACAGAGGAGATTATCGGAGGAAACGTGCGCTCCGTGAGACACATATTTGAAAGCGGTCCAGTGGATGAGCTGAAAGAACTGCCTGAGGTGGGCAAACTTAAAAAAAGGGTGGGAATCGAAGAAGAAAAAGGTGATCTTAGACACCAAAACTGGTTGTTTCAAAATAAACCTTTGGAGAACATCGAAGATGAAGATGATCAGATAGGCCGACTTAAGAAAACTGTAACATCAGACGAAGAAAAAGGTGACGTAAGACATCAAAGATGGCTGTTTGAGAACCAGCGTTTGGAAGACATTAGAGAGGAAACGAAAGAGTTTATCAAAACAATTGACACTGAACAAATCGATAGAAGTTACAGGGGTGATGTACGCAGAAATTGCTGGGTGTTTGAGACGCAACCgatggacattttaaaggatgATTCAAATGCCAGACCTGCGGGCGCAGAAGAAATAATTGGTGGTGATGTTCAATCTGCCAGACATTTTTTTGAAACTGCTCCAAATTATGAAATGAAAGAGCTCGCAGAGGTGGGGAAGCTCAAAAAAACAATGACGTCCGAGGAGAGAGGGGACGTTCGACACCAAAAGTGGCTATTTGAGAGCCAACCGCTGGAGAAGATCAGTGAGGAGAAAAGAGAAATAACAAGATCTGTGAATGTGGAGGATCTCGAAAATGTAGATGTAAGCAACTACAAGCAAATATTTGAAACTTACGATTTGAGCCAGCATGACGAAAAACAAAAGATTCAAGTTGAGGGTGTCACCACTGGGTCTGTGAGATCAAATAAAGATCTGTTTGAGTCCATGCCTTTATATGCACTACAAGACAGCTCGGGTCATTATCATGAAGTCAGAACAGTACGCAGAGAAGAAATTGTCAAAGGAGATGTGAGAAGCTGTCAGTGGATGTTCGAAACTCACGCTATTGACCAATTTGATGAGAGTATTGCCAAATTTCAGATCATCAAGGGCATTACCCAACAAGAAGTAGAATCTGGTGACGTAAAGACAGCAAAATGGCTTTTTGAAACCCAGCCTCTCGATGCTATTAAGTATTTTAGCAATATTGAAGATGAGGAACAGGTAACTAGAGAAACGACAGAAATAGTAAAAGGTGATGTAAAAACCTGTAAGTGGCTTTTTGAGACCAAACCTATGGACATGCTATATGAAAAAGAAGAGTTGAGGAGTGAGAAAGACAGCGAAGTTCGAAAAGGTGATGTGAAGACATGCACTTGGCTCTTTGAAACGCAAAAGCTGGACAACATGCAGGAGAACTCAGAAACCGTGTTAAAAACTCGGACTGTGAATCAAGAGGACATTCACGGGAAAGATGTAAGCATGGCACGTGTTTTGTTTGAGACGGAGAACCTTGAGAACATTACCGGTGAAGAAACAGGGGCCTTCAAGAGTGTGACCGAGATAGATATTCAGTCAGGGGACGTGTCCCGGATGAAATACATATTTGAGAACCAATCTTCTGAAGTGATGAGCTCAACCTCGGAGGATTTCATGAGACAGCTGAGGAACACTCAAGCTGATGATATACAAAAAGGAAATGTTGAAAACTGCAAGTGGCTATTTGAAAACCAGCCCATATATGCAATCTCAGATACATCTGATGAGCTGAAAGGAACACGCACGGTACAAGATATTCAGGGAGGGAATGTTGATAAAGGCAGATTAATTTTTGAAACTCACTCATTAGATCAGATTCAGGATGAATCTTCTGAGTCTGAAATAGGAAAACTGCAGAAAGTTGTGCGGGAGGATGAGGAGAAAGGAGATGTGAAAACATACGCCATGATGTTTGAGACTCAGCCTCTCTATGCCATTCAGGATAAAGAAGGCCATTACCATGAAGTGACTACACTTACAAAAGAGGAGATACAGAAAGGTGATGTGGTTGGAGCCCGCTGGCTATTTGAAACTAAGCCTCTGGACTCAATTAGAGAAACAGATGAGGTCTACCTCTTAAAGGCTGTTACAGAAGAAGACATCCAAAAAGGTGACGTCAGCTCAGCGAGGTGGAGGTTTGAGACCCAACCTCTCGATACGATCGCAGAAGATGTgaaaatattgaataaaacTGTGGAAGACGTTCAAGGAGGTGATGTTAAGACAAACAAAGAGCGTTTCGAGTCTGATGCAATTTCTCAAAAGTTGGTACGTACTGTTAGTATGAGTGAAATTCATAAAGGAGATGTGAGGACAGCAAAATGGATGTTTGAAACTCACACAATCGATCAGATCCATGACGAAAATTCAGCAGATGAGATGAAGACTGTTGTCATGAACGAACAGCTGAAGGGGGATGTTAAACAGTCTGTGTGGCTATTCGAAAAGAATCCACTCGATCATTTGAAAGAAAGTGATGAAACTAAACCAGTACAGCGTGAAGAAATCCCCAAGGCAGACGTGAAAACGACAACATGGCTTTTTGAAACCACTCCGTTCACTGAATTTAATGAGAGCAGTGTAGAGAAAACTGAAATCATTGGTAAAAGTGTAAGAGCGACACTTGATGAACTGTACACACAGAGAATGGTGGATTCCAAAGGCATCATCATAGAGGCAGATGAAATTGGAGATGTTCGTATGGCTAAATACAATCTAATGAATAAAGAGGCTCCCCAGATCCAAAAAGAAGAAATCATTAGAGGAGATCTACAAAACATCATGATGAACCTCCTCAACAGACAGGAGAAAATTGAGAAGGGAGTCATTGTAAATGCAGAGGAGAGAGGAGACATCAACAGCACCGTGAACCAGCTGTTTCACCAGCAAAGTGGCACCACAGTGGAAAAAGAGGAGATAATAAGAGGTGACATTGAAGAAGCCTTGAACAATCTGCTTAAAGAGGAGAGCACAGCAAAACGGGGTATTCTGATTCAAGAAGACGAAAAGGGAGACATTCGTATGACCATCTACtctttatttaattcacatGAGGAATCAAGCAATATGAAAGAAGATATAGTCAAAGGGAATGTGAAGGAGTGCCTGGAGAAACTTTGCAATCCAGATACAGAGGGGATTGTGAAAATTGAAGTGGATGAATCAGAAAAAGGTCATGTGAGATTTTTTTCAACGTGCATCGAGTCAGGTTCCCTGGATTACCTCAAAAACCTGCAGCTCGAGCCGGATGAGGCCGAAACGGGTAAAATTGAAAAAGAGGAAATCATCGGAGGTGATATTAAAGGAATGAAACGCAGTCTGACACTTAATCAAGCACAAATCGGTCGTCTGGTCGACAGAGAGGATATAGTCCCGGGTGATGTTCATAATGCAGTCAAAGTTTTCATGACTGAGCCTACTGTCTCATTTGATCATTTAGAGAAGGAGATTGTTAAAGGAGACCTGCAAGCTGCTATGAACTCACTGTCACGCTCTATAAACCAGTCGGTTGTTCTGGAGAAAGAAGAGGTTGTTAAAGGTGATATACATACAACCCTGAGGTCTCTAGAGGAAGCCCAAAATCAGCCCAAAGAAGTGGAAAAGCAAGAAATCATTCCTGGTGATATCAAAGGAGCACTAAAATCGCTCAAAGACTCGGCCTCCACCAAGGTGGAAGTTGTCGTGGAAGATTTAGTGCCAGGTGACATCAAAGGTATGTTAAAATCGCTGGAGGAGGCCAAGCGTGCAGTTAGAGAGGTAGAGAGGGAAGAGATAGTAAAGGGGGATGTTCATATGGCAATTCAAAGCTTACAAGAAGCTTCaaatgaggttaaagtttgCCAGCAGGAGATTGGTGTCCAGGGGGATGTGAAAGGTACGATTCAGCTCTTACTCGAACCTCCTTCCTCTCCCAGAATGCAACGCAGGGCGAGCACAGAGGGTGATGTGAAGCTGTCCATAAAATCACTCTATGAGACCCAAGAGCAAGTTCAATCAGAGAAAGAAGATGTGATAAAAGGGGACGTTAAGGGCACGATAAAGTCCTTAATGGAAACAGCGCAGCGAGCGAGCCCAACGATTCCCCGGAGGCAACCAATAAAAAAGGTCAAAGTTCCCATCAAAACCCAGCCTCCATCAGAGATGCAGACACAGAAGCCCACCCCTGCAGTTAAAAATCTTAATATTAGCAGTGAGTTTCAGAAAAACACCAGAAAGCATGCTAAATCCATGCAAAACAAAAATACGTCTCGGGAGAGCAAAACCATCACAGGTCAAACTACAACATGCAGCCAGGAGACAAAGACCACAGTGTTGGAACACAAAACAATAGTTCAGACACATGGtgtcaaaactttaaagacGGACTTCCGTAACCTCAAAAGCAGCCGCAAGGGTTTAATCAGACTGGATAAAACGAAATCAAAGCAGCAGGAAATCTATCTGCCACCTCCACCATCTGAGCCCGAACCTCCTTTGCCACCTCCTCCTTCACCTTCTCCAGATTACGATAGCATTTGCTTTCCCACTCCACCGCCGAGCATCAAAGGTGATCATGATCTTCCTCTTCCCCCCACTCCTCCTCCGATTTGTGGTCCTGCAAAGTCAGATCTTGATCATTTCCCCCTTCCACCAACCCCACCTCCTCCTCCAGCCGACTCTGAGCATGACCTCTTACCTCCCCCTCCCACCGAGCAAGAGCTAGATCTCCTGCCTTTACCCAACATAACACCAGCCAAACCTACTAAAATGACTGTCAAACCTGTCAAAGCTCCAAAGTTGTGCAAAGTACCCAAGCTTGAGCCAGCAATATCCTATGATAAAATAGACATACAGGCTGCAAAAGTGACCAAGCACAAGGAAACAGTGACAAATGTCAGCAAAAAGCTGACTCAGAGCACAACCTCATCAGTCAAGTCCACGCTTATTTCCTCTGACATCCAGTCAGCCCTTATGAAACAGCCGCCCGAGTCTCCGCGGCCTCCTAAGAAAGTTTTTGCTCCCTTGATGCTCACCCCACCTGCCTCTCCACCACCAAACAAATCCACAGTAAGCAAATTCAAAACCCCATTAATACAAGCAGAACAGAAGTACAGAGAGCAAAGGGGAGACAGCTGCACGCCGCCACGCTCCCCTGCTTTTGAAATCCACATGCACGAGTCAGTCAGCGCAGCTCTTGAAATGCTTTCTTCAGAGAGTGTGAGCGCGGCACGATCAGAAGCAGGCATATCATTTGATTTCAATCAAAGCAGTGTGACCAAATCTGAATCTGCCACAGAATCGTATGATTCACCCATGCTGGCTCTCACAGACGCTCCCTTGAGCAAGGATTTGATCACTGCCACAAATGAGAAATCTCCTTTAGAATCTCTTCTTATTTCCTCCGACAAACCAAAACTGACTTCTAATCAATCATTGCAGTCATCATCTGGTAAACCGCAAACCACCACCACATCTactaaaaagaaaaagaagagaTCCGTGACCACCAATGTACAACAGGTTACATCTGTTACTCAGACAAAGACGGTTATTAACAATACAACAGGTATAAAGGCTGCTGTCGAAACAGATAAACCTCAAAGTGACTCTAAAAATGTATCTGTTCATGAATCCACTGAGGCTGTAGAAAAACACACAGATGTCAGTCAAGCTAAAGAGAAGATGGAGGAGAAAACAAGTGAGAAAACCTCCCCTGATCGATCCAAacctaagaaagaaagtcagaTTAAGGATGCTGAGCAGAAAGTGCAAAAGGCCGACAGTCAAAAAGCAAAGAAAGTTAGCAAGAGTGTCAAGCTAGACAGCCAGGAGAAAACTACAGTGGAGCAGACACAGAGTTTAAATGTAATGCAGGATAATGTCCAGGTGACAAAGAGCAGAGAAAGAAGCCCGACTGAGAGTAAAGTAGAGAAAGAGACCAAAGAGAAAACAGAGGAGCCACCCGCCATGCcaaagaagaagaggaggagtaAAAATAAGAAGGAGAAAGAGGCAACACAGCAAAGCAGCACAGCTGGTGCTGTATCTGCTGTATCTACATCTCTCGCAGAGGCCAAGCCTGCTGAGTCTAAATGTCTAATCTTACCAGATAATAATGAACAAGAGGAAAGCACTGTTGTACAAACACAGCAGACCGCTCATGAGGGACACCCAGAGGTTTACGAGGAGGTCATCGTAACTGAAAGTTCAGTCCAACAGCCGAGTTTTCAGGAAAGCCAGGAAAATGAAAATCTTCTAGTAGAAACAACAAACAAATCTGCAGAAAAGCAAACCGCTGAGTCCTTGGCACAGATCTCCGCTGCATCACTAAAAGAAGATGAAGCCCAGAAGATATTGTCTCATATCACAGATTTACAGGAAGTTAAAGGAAAATTTGACTTTAAATCTGTTAAGACATTGCTTAATGAAATGCCAGCCTGCCTTCTTGGACCGGAAGAGAAGAGTGAATTGGAAGGCGCAGCGTTAGAGCACAACGAACAGAAACTGAAAGAGCATCTCGCTCATGTTAAAAGTCTTATTCAAGGTATGTACTTCGATGGTGACTCCACCTCTATTGAAAAGCACGAATGTGAAGCCACGTCAGAAACGATTGTCTTTGAAGGAGCAACGCAAAGGATTTCAAAGATTACCATTGGTTCTACGAAGTGTGAAACGCAAAAGACAGTTGAGGAAGATGTGAAGACAACACGAAAACGCAAAAAGCAGAAAACCAATGCCATTAAAAGCCTCGACCCCAGAGCCCCATCCCCTCTCTTACGAATGCGTTCCCCTTCACCCACATTTATAACCATCGAGTCCAAAAAAAGAACGGACTCCCCACAAAGAACGGCTCCGCCACCTTCTCCAACACCCCCGACGCCTCCGCCTCGCAGGTCTGAGACGCCTCGCTTAAGCAGAGCTTCTCCATTGCCTTCTTCGAACAGGGCAGATAGTCTGACCCGTCTCAGAAACGCCACAGCTACGCTCTCTCGTGGGGCATCACCCGACCCGGTTGCTTGCATGGTACAGGTCTGTGGAAAGAAAGCTGAAATTGTAGAATCTCCTGTCACGTTTCATCGGCAGATTAAAATCGATTGTAAACCCGCTGAAGACAAAAATGTTCAGGAAGAGACAATAGAGGCTTGTGAAAAGGAGGTGGTGACATCACGAGTATCTGAAAAAGCTCATAAAGTGAAAAAGAAAAATAGCATTGATGTTTCTGAGCATTCAAGTCCCAACACAGATCACACAAATTTGGAAAGTGCAATAAAAGAGAAGGAAAATCTGTCTGTTCAGGGCAGCGAGATGAAAATATCAGAAGAGAAAGTTATTAAAATAGACCTAATTGACAAAACAGAGAAACTTGGCAATGAAACTGATGACCTGGAGCTTGATACGGAGAATAAAGCGAGTCAACAAGAGGATGCGCCTGCTTTCAACATCAatgatattaaaaatgtatttgaaatgGGTGAGCAAAGTTCCCCCATCAAAGTGCTGGAAAACAAACAGGAGGAACAAGAGTCAAGAGTGAGTCAAATTGCATCTGAAAGTTCAAAGAGCGAGCTTTTTCTCGAGAGTGAACGATGCTCCCAGCGCAGCTCCCCTTCGTCTACACGCAGAGACGACGCGTCTGTCAATCCGACAGGCTTTTCGGAAACAAAAACAGTCACTGAACATTATTCTTCTGGTACGAAAATTGTCGAATCAAAAAGCACTACGATGGTTTCCATGCAAACTCAAAGCATAACATCTCATCGGGTGCCTTTCTCATATGCCGATGCCGTAAAGAAAACGACTGCAGAGGAGAAGGCGACACCCGAGGCCTCTGCAGAGGAACTCATGAAAAACTTTCACAAGACATGGACGGAAAGTGAAAGCGTGTTTAAAAGCTTAGGCGTCACAG ATTCGAGTACCAAAGTCGGAGATGTGTGCGGTGTGCAAGAAGAGGGTTTATCCCATGGAAGGCCTGATAGCAGACAAAAAGAAATTCCATAA